Proteins encoded by one window of Streptococcus suis S735:
- a CDS encoding NAD(P)-dependent oxidoreductase, with protein MKIAIIAANGQAGQTIAKEAVERGHQVTAIVRSENKSVAQEVIQKDAFALTKEDLAGFDVVVNAFGAWTPETLPDHARLAEHLATILAGSPTRLLVVGGAGSLYLDESQTAMLKDTPDFPAEYLPIAEAMGTGLDLYRQATAVNWTYISPAADFDAEGQKSGAYTLAGEVFQVNAQGESYISYADYAVALVDIAEKGGYQQERISVLA; from the coding sequence ATGAAAATTGCTATTATTGCAGCGAATGGTCAAGCAGGTCAAACTATTGCAAAGGAAGCAGTAGAACGTGGTCATCAGGTGACGGCTATTGTCCGTTCTGAAAACAAGAGCGTAGCCCAAGAAGTAATCCAGAAGGATGCTTTTGCTCTTACCAAAGAAGATTTGGCAGGCTTTGATGTAGTAGTTAATGCTTTTGGTGCTTGGACACCAGAAACCTTGCCGGATCACGCCCGTCTTGCTGAGCATCTAGCGACCATACTTGCTGGTAGTCCAACTCGTCTTTTAGTAGTTGGTGGTGCAGGCAGTCTTTATTTAGACGAGAGCCAGACAGCTATGCTGAAAGATACACCAGATTTCCCTGCGGAATACCTGCCAATCGCTGAGGCTATGGGTACTGGTCTAGACCTCTATCGTCAGGCGACAGCGGTCAACTGGACCTATATCAGCCCAGCAGCAGATTTTGATGCAGAAGGTCAAAAATCAGGTGCCTACACTTTGGCTGGCGAGGTTTTCCAAGTCAATGCCCAAGGTGAAAGCTATATTAGTTATGCCGACTATGCTGTGGCTTTGGTTGACATTGCGGAAAAAGGTGGCTACCAGCAGGAACGAATTTCCGTACTTGCATAA